Proteins co-encoded in one uncultured Draconibacterium sp. genomic window:
- a CDS encoding RNA-binding S4 domain-containing protein → MAEGVRIDKWLWAVRIFKTRSQATEACKKGHVTIGDSVIKASREVHVGEVIKVRKAPITKSFKVLALSGKRMGAKLVTDFAEDVTPPEETELLEMQKNMRWSVREKGTGRPTKKDRRDLDDFFEW, encoded by the coding sequence ATGGCTGAAGGAGTTCGCATAGATAAATGGTTGTGGGCCGTGCGGATTTTTAAAACCCGCAGTCAGGCTACCGAAGCTTGTAAAAAAGGTCATGTAACAATTGGTGATTCTGTGATAAAAGCCTCGCGAGAAGTGCATGTGGGAGAGGTTATAAAAGTGCGGAAAGCGCCAATTACCAAAAGTTTTAAAGTGTTGGCACTTTCGGGAAAAAGAATGGGAGCCAAATTGGTTACTGATTTTGCTGAGGATGTAACGCCCCCGGAAGAAACCGAATTGCTCGAGATGCAAAAAAACATGCGCTGGAGTGTACGCGAAAAAGGTACCGGGCGCCCAACCAAAAAAGATCGTCGCGATTTGGATGACTTTTTTGAGTGGTAA
- a CDS encoding beta-phosphoglucomutase family hydrolase: MQKLEIDPKAKGLIFDLDGTLADTMPVHFVAYQKVLGKYGIDYSAKMFLALAGVPVVETIVKINEVYGSSLDPEKVGNEKEAEYERMMHKIKPIDPVIDLVKQYHGKLPIAVGTGGYTRLSWKTLEIIGLKDYIEILVSANDVQNPKPHPETFLRCAEQMGVKPEDCQVFEDGEPGMKAAHAAGMMATLVTDYYDVFKA, from the coding sequence ATGCAAAAGTTAGAGATCGATCCGAAAGCTAAAGGTTTAATATTTGATTTAGATGGAACATTGGCCGATACCATGCCCGTGCATTTTGTTGCATATCAGAAAGTACTTGGAAAGTATGGTATTGATTATTCAGCAAAAATGTTTTTGGCGCTGGCTGGTGTTCCGGTGGTGGAAACCATTGTTAAAATTAATGAGGTGTATGGTTCGTCGTTAGATCCAGAGAAAGTGGGAAATGAAAAGGAGGCGGAATACGAGCGTATGATGCACAAAATTAAACCAATTGATCCGGTAATTGATCTGGTAAAACAATACCACGGAAAGTTGCCAATTGCTGTGGGAACCGGTGGTTATACCCGTCTCTCCTGGAAAACGCTTGAGATTATCGGGTTAAAAGATTATATCGAAATTCTGGTTTCTGCCAACGATGTGCAAAACCCCAAACCACACCCGGAGACTTTTCTACGATGTGCCGAACAGATGGGCGTAAAACCCGAAGACTGTCAGGTTTTTGAGGATGGTGAACCAGGAATGAAAGCTGCACATGCCGCTGGAATGATGGCTACTCTGGTAACCGATTATTATGATGTTTTTAAAGCATAA
- a CDS encoding ribose-phosphate pyrophosphokinase yields MEMKTHPLKIFTGRATRHLTEKICDSLDVDLGHSSCPVFADGEFEPCYEETIRGSHIFIVQSTPPTADNLLELLLMVDAAKRASAYKVIAVIPYFGYARQDRKDKPRVSIGAKLVADLLSVSGVDRLITMDLHADQIQGFFNVPVDHLYASTLFVPFIEKMGLDNVIIASPDVGGTKRANTYAKMLNTGIVICHKTRARPNEVGNMTVIGDVENKDVIIVDDMIDTAGTITKAANLMKKKGARSVRAFAAHGVLSGPALERIEKSELEEVYFTDSIKPKTGCDKIKYICTAEAFGEAIRRVYKNQSISSLYYK; encoded by the coding sequence ATGGAGATGAAAACTCACCCACTTAAAATTTTTACCGGACGAGCAACCCGACATCTAACTGAAAAAATTTGCGATAGTCTGGACGTTGATCTGGGGCATTCGTCGTGCCCGGTTTTTGCCGACGGCGAATTTGAACCCTGTTACGAAGAGACGATTCGTGGCTCGCATATTTTTATTGTGCAGTCTACTCCTCCTACTGCCGATAACCTGTTGGAGCTGTTGTTAATGGTTGATGCGGCAAAACGTGCCAGCGCTTACAAAGTAATTGCTGTAATCCCCTATTTTGGATATGCACGTCAGGATCGTAAAGACAAACCAAGGGTTTCTATCGGTGCGAAACTGGTTGCCGATCTGCTTTCCGTTTCCGGAGTCGACAGGCTGATTACCATGGATTTGCATGCCGACCAGATTCAGGGATTTTTTAATGTTCCGGTAGATCATTTGTATGCATCAACGCTTTTTGTTCCGTTTATTGAGAAAATGGGATTGGATAATGTAATTATCGCTTCGCCGGATGTGGGTGGTACAAAGCGTGCCAATACGTATGCAAAGATGTTGAATACCGGTATCGTTATTTGTCACAAAACAAGAGCACGTCCTAACGAGGTGGGTAACATGACTGTTATTGGTGATGTTGAAAACAAAGACGTAATTATTGTTGACGATATGATTGATACAGCCGGAACAATTACCAAAGCTGCCAACCTGATGAAGAAAAAAGGTGCAAGAAGTGTTCGCGCTTTTGCGGCACACGGAGTATTGTCGGGACCAGCCTTGGAACGTATTGAAAAATCGGAGTTGGAAGAAGTATATTTTACCGATTCAATTAAACCAAAAACTGGCTGCGATAAAATTAAATATATCTGTACGGCCGAAGCTTTTGGCGAAGCCATTCGCAGAGTTTATAAAAATCAGTCAATAAGTTCGTTATATTATAAATAA
- a CDS encoding Yip1 family protein, with the protein MEFSFSKLINDVKLILVNPNGFWVEQKEAEDSKKLWLTYLLPIALAGAVAVFIGEFFKRTDFFIQFPLLKAAREVLLFVLQYFISVFFTKELMKTFGAEKNVDLARKLVVYSMTPMLLVSIITGLFPFLYVVDIVGIYSFYLFWIGAKELLTFPENKEQSYIIITIVVNFFIFSFLSVFLSKVLLIF; encoded by the coding sequence ATGGAGTTTTCATTTTCAAAATTGATAAATGACGTTAAGCTGATACTTGTAAATCCAAATGGATTTTGGGTGGAACAAAAAGAAGCGGAGGACAGTAAAAAACTTTGGCTTACTTACTTGTTGCCAATAGCATTGGCCGGAGCAGTTGCGGTTTTTATTGGCGAGTTTTTTAAGCGTACCGACTTTTTTATTCAGTTTCCGTTGTTAAAGGCAGCGCGCGAAGTTTTACTTTTTGTTTTGCAATACTTTATCAGTGTGTTTTTTACCAAAGAACTGATGAAGACTTTTGGAGCAGAAAAGAATGTTGATTTGGCACGTAAACTGGTTGTTTACTCGATGACACCAATGCTTTTGGTTTCGATAATTACTGGTTTATTCCCGTTTTTATACGTAGTCGATATTGTTGGAATTTACAGCTTTTACCTGTTTTGGATTGGAGCAAAAGAGTTGCTAACTTTTCCTGAGAATAAGGAACAGAGCTACATTATAATCACAATTGTAGTTAACTTTTTTATATTTAGTTTTTTAAGCGTATTCTTGTCGAAAGTGCTACTGATTTTTTAA
- a CDS encoding type I phosphomannose isomerase catalytic subunit — protein MSNLYPIKFKPIFHEKIWGGNRMKTILNKDFGDMPNCGESWELSGVNGNISVVSNGFLAGNDLNELIEIYMGDLVGDKVYEKFGNEFPLLIKFIDAQDDLSIQVHPNDKLSKERHNAYGKTEMWYVAGAEKGALINSGFNQEVDREKYLEYFNSGKLTDLLHYDEAQVGDVFFIPAGRVHAIGKGCLVAEIQQTSDVTYRIFDYNRKDDKGNERELHTDLALDAIDFSYSSQYKTDYSTEENKAVEIVSCPYFTTNIIEFNKELDKDYNQLDSFVIYMTLEGDFEIITEGGTENVAMGETVLLPASLESVQLKPKSESVKILEVFIK, from the coding sequence ATGAGTAACCTATATCCCATAAAATTCAAACCAATTTTTCACGAGAAAATCTGGGGTGGAAATCGAATGAAAACCATCCTGAACAAAGATTTTGGCGATATGCCCAACTGCGGCGAAAGCTGGGAACTTTCGGGTGTTAACGGAAATATTTCGGTAGTGAGCAACGGCTTTTTGGCCGGCAACGACCTGAATGAGTTGATTGAAATATATATGGGCGATTTGGTAGGCGACAAAGTCTACGAAAAGTTTGGAAATGAATTTCCGCTACTCATAAAATTTATCGATGCGCAGGACGATTTGTCCATCCAGGTTCATCCAAATGATAAACTATCGAAAGAGCGACACAATGCCTACGGTAAAACCGAAATGTGGTATGTGGCCGGAGCTGAAAAAGGAGCGCTGATCAACTCAGGTTTTAATCAGGAAGTTGATCGCGAGAAATACCTTGAATATTTTAATTCGGGTAAATTAACCGATTTGCTGCATTACGATGAGGCACAGGTTGGCGATGTTTTCTTTATTCCGGCCGGTCGTGTTCACGCCATTGGCAAAGGTTGTTTGGTGGCCGAAATTCAGCAAACATCGGATGTTACTTACCGTATTTTCGATTACAACCGCAAAGACGATAAAGGAAACGAACGCGAATTGCATACCGATTTGGCATTAGATGCCATCGATTTTTCGTACTCAAGCCAATATAAAACAGATTACAGTACCGAGGAAAATAAAGCGGTAGAAATTGTAAGCTGTCCGTATTTTACCACCAATATTATTGAATTCAATAAAGAGTTGGATAAAGATTACAATCAACTCGATTCGTTTGTTATTTATATGACATTGGAAGGCGATTTTGAAATTATTACTGAAGGTGGTACCGAAAACGTGGCGATGGGAGAGACCGTTCTCTTGCCTGCCAGTCTGGAATCAGTTCAGTTGAAACCAAAAAGTGAATCAGTAAAAATCCTCGAGGTTTTTATCAAATAA
- a CDS encoding DUF4924 family protein, whose translation MLVAKQKRKENIVEYILYLYQIEDMIRAFKMDMELIEERLVSSYKADDKTKAAITDWYANLVLMMDKEQIREKGHLQFLTNLVADVNDFHLKLMETSKDGMYVQTYKTVAGLVSELKEKNSEAKNDVDLGITAVYGFLLLKMQQKDISIDTLEAIKRISKWLGDLSKLYRDFENGDFDF comes from the coding sequence ATGCTTGTAGCGAAACAAAAACGAAAAGAGAATATTGTTGAATACATTTTGTATTTGTATCAAATTGAAGATATGATCAGGGCTTTTAAAATGGATATGGAGCTTATTGAAGAGCGCTTGGTTTCCAGTTATAAAGCCGATGATAAAACAAAAGCTGCCATTACCGACTGGTATGCCAATTTGGTGCTCATGATGGACAAAGAGCAGATTCGGGAAAAAGGTCATCTTCAGTTTCTTACTAATCTTGTAGCCGATGTAAACGATTTTCATTTAAAACTGATGGAAACCTCGAAGGACGGCATGTACGTGCAAACATATAAAACTGTTGCGGGGCTGGTGTCGGAGCTGAAAGAGAAAAATTCGGAGGCCAAAAATGATGTAGATCTGGGAATCACAGCTGTTTATGGTTTTTTGCTGCTTAAAATGCAACAAAAAGATATTTCTATTGATACGTTGGAGGCCATAAAACGTATTAGCAAATGGTTGGGGGATTTGTCGAAACTGTACCGCGATTTCGAAA
- the udk gene encoding uridine kinase — protein MLVIGIAGGTGSGKTTVVKKISEKFCDNEVAILSHDSYYYDNSDLSLEERRQKNFDHPDSIEFDLMIDHVKKLKQGLSIEEPVYSFISCTRQEETNVVEPKQVLIIEGILCLTNAALRDLMDIKVYVDCDSDVRLTRVIQRDIQERGRDVEQVLKRYKKTVRPSHIQFIEPTKRYADIIVPQGGKNKIAIQILTNHILQTLNKT, from the coding sequence ATGCTGGTAATTGGCATTGCAGGCGGCACCGGTTCCGGGAAAACCACGGTTGTAAAAAAAATTAGCGAGAAGTTCTGTGATAACGAAGTAGCAATACTTTCGCACGACTCGTATTACTACGACAACAGCGATCTTTCGCTGGAAGAAAGGAGACAAAAAAACTTCGACCACCCCGACTCTATTGAGTTCGATTTAATGATTGACCACGTAAAAAAGCTCAAACAAGGTCTATCTATTGAAGAGCCGGTATATTCATTTATTAGCTGCACCAGGCAGGAAGAAACAAATGTTGTTGAGCCAAAACAAGTGTTGATAATTGAAGGAATTTTATGTTTGACAAATGCAGCATTACGCGATTTAATGGATATAAAAGTTTATGTTGATTGCGACTCGGATGTTCGACTGACACGCGTGATACAACGCGATATACAAGAGCGCGGCAGAGATGTTGAGCAGGTACTTAAACGCTACAAAAAAACGGTGCGTCCGAGCCACATCCAGTTTATAGAACCAACAAAACGTTACGCCGATATTATTGTTCCACAGGGTGGCAAAAACAAAATCGCCATCCAGATTTTAACCAACCACATACTACAAACTTTAAACAAAACCTGA
- a CDS encoding 50S ribosomal protein L25/general stress protein Ctc: MKSVVVKGELRSSLGKKDAKKLRTEEKAPAVLYGANEPIHFAVSFAELRQLVYTPSVYLIDLDIDGTVHKAIMQDIQWHPVDELVLHIDFLEIKDDKPVKINIPVKIEGFAKGLRKGGKLNTTLRRLSVRALAANLPDTINVDVTKLDIGQSIKVADLDIPGIELLDPKSNVIVGVGITRAARSAAGAMTDDDEEEAEGAEASEE, from the coding sequence ATGAAATCAGTAGTAGTAAAAGGAGAATTAAGAAGTTCTCTTGGAAAAAAAGACGCAAAAAAACTTCGTACAGAAGAGAAAGCTCCTGCAGTATTGTACGGTGCCAATGAGCCAATTCATTTCGCAGTTTCTTTTGCCGAGTTAAGACAATTAGTTTATACGCCAAGTGTATACCTTATCGACCTTGATATTGACGGTACCGTGCATAAAGCAATTATGCAAGACATTCAGTGGCACCCGGTTGATGAGTTGGTACTTCACATCGATTTCCTTGAAATTAAAGATGATAAACCAGTAAAAATCAACATTCCAGTAAAAATCGAAGGTTTTGCTAAAGGTTTAAGAAAAGGTGGTAAATTAAACACGACACTACGTCGTTTGAGCGTAAGAGCATTGGCTGCGAATTTACCAGATACCATTAATGTTGATGTAACAAAACTTGATATCGGCCAAAGTATTAAAGTGGCTGACCTGGATATTCCTGGTATCGAGCTGTTAGATCCTAAATCAAATGTTATTGTTGGTGTTGGTATTACAAGGGCTGCAAGATCGGCTGCTGGTGCCATGACTGACGACGATGAAGAAGAAGCTGAAGGAGCTGAAGCTTCAGAAGAATAA
- the uvrB gene encoding excinuclease ABC subunit UvrB — protein sequence MDFNVVSDYKPTGDQPEAIKQLVEGIENGERFQTLLGVTGSGKTFTMANVIKEVQRPTLLLSHNKTLAAQLYSEMKQFFPNNAVEYFVSYYDYYQPEAYLPTTDTYIEKDLSINEDIEKLRLSATSALLSGRRDVVVVSSVSCLYGIGNPEDFHANVTKVKVGDEISRNALLYNFVEALYSRSEVEFKRGNFRVKGDTVDIFPAYADVAYRITFWGDEIEELSSFDPEDGLTIETLDEIVIYPANIFVTTKDRMKSAIHQIQDDLVKQVEFFKEIGKPLEAKRILERTEYDMEMMRELGYCPGVENYSRYFDGRAPGTRPFCLMDYFPDDFLVVIDESHVTIPQIRAMYGGDNSRKVNLVEFGFRLPAAIDNRPLKFEEFEQLVNQVVYVSATPADYELVKSEGVVVEQIIRPTGLLDPIIDVRPSTNQIDDLLHEIHLRIDKNERVLVTTLTKRMAEELSKYLVNMGVKTRYIHSDVDTMERIEIMEQLRKGEFDVLVGINLLREGLDLPEVSLVAILDADKEGFLRSERSLTQTAGRAARNLNGMVIMYADRITDSMQKTIDSTNYRREKQLKYNEENNIVPKAIVKPTREIIGYEYRSDKTQEYEGGMGQPDIAADPVVQYMSVEGLEKAVEKTKKQMQASAKDLDFIEAARLRDEMFALQALIQERKQGKTK from the coding sequence ATGGATTTTAATGTAGTATCAGATTATAAACCTACCGGAGATCAGCCCGAGGCGATAAAACAACTTGTTGAAGGAATAGAAAATGGAGAGCGTTTTCAAACCTTGCTTGGGGTAACTGGCTCGGGAAAGACCTTTACAATGGCCAATGTTATAAAAGAGGTGCAGCGCCCTACTTTGTTGTTGAGCCATAACAAAACGCTGGCGGCTCAGTTGTACAGCGAAATGAAACAGTTTTTCCCGAATAACGCCGTGGAGTATTTTGTTTCGTATTACGACTATTACCAGCCCGAAGCGTATTTGCCAACTACTGATACTTACATTGAGAAAGACCTCTCGATTAATGAAGATATTGAAAAATTACGACTGAGTGCAACTTCTGCTTTACTGTCGGGAAGGCGAGATGTTGTGGTGGTTTCGTCGGTTTCGTGTTTGTATGGTATTGGAAACCCTGAGGATTTTCATGCCAACGTAACAAAGGTGAAAGTTGGCGACGAAATTTCGCGAAATGCCTTGTTGTACAATTTTGTTGAAGCTTTGTACAGCCGAAGCGAGGTGGAGTTTAAACGAGGTAATTTCAGGGTTAAAGGAGATACCGTTGACATTTTTCCTGCCTATGCCGATGTGGCTTACCGCATAACTTTTTGGGGCGATGAAATTGAAGAGCTTTCGAGTTTTGATCCTGAAGACGGATTGACCATTGAAACGCTGGATGAGATTGTTATTTACCCCGCCAATATTTTTGTTACCACAAAAGACCGCATGAAATCGGCCATTCATCAAATACAAGATGATTTGGTTAAGCAGGTGGAATTTTTTAAAGAAATTGGAAAGCCGCTGGAAGCAAAACGTATTTTGGAGCGGACTGAATACGATATGGAGATGATGCGTGAATTGGGTTATTGCCCGGGTGTAGAAAATTATTCGCGTTATTTCGACGGGCGTGCACCTGGTACGAGACCGTTCTGTTTGATGGATTATTTCCCCGATGATTTCCTGGTGGTAATTGATGAAAGCCATGTTACCATTCCGCAAATACGGGCCATGTATGGTGGCGATAATTCAAGGAAGGTAAACCTTGTGGAATTCGGATTTCGTTTGCCCGCAGCCATTGATAACCGCCCGCTAAAATTTGAAGAATTTGAGCAGCTGGTTAACCAGGTGGTGTATGTAAGTGCCACGCCAGCCGATTACGAGTTGGTAAAATCCGAGGGGGTTGTGGTTGAGCAGATCATTCGGCCAACAGGTTTGCTGGATCCGATAATTGATGTGCGACCAAGCACCAACCAGATTGATGATCTATTGCACGAGATTCATCTTCGTATCGATAAAAACGAGCGCGTACTGGTTACTACCCTCACAAAAAGAATGGCCGAAGAACTTTCGAAATACTTGGTAAATATGGGCGTGAAAACCCGTTATATTCACTCTGATGTGGATACCATGGAACGCATTGAAATAATGGAACAATTGCGAAAAGGAGAGTTTGATGTGCTGGTGGGGATTAACTTATTGCGTGAAGGACTGGATTTGCCCGAAGTTTCGTTAGTTGCAATTTTGGATGCAGATAAAGAAGGCTTTTTGCGCTCGGAACGTTCGCTGACACAGACGGCAGGACGTGCAGCGCGTAACCTGAATGGAATGGTAATAATGTATGCCGATAGAATTACCGATTCCATGCAGAAGACCATCGACTCTACCAATTACCGCCGCGAAAAACAGTTGAAGTACAACGAAGAGAATAATATTGTTCCAAAAGCAATTGTAAAACCAACGCGCGAAATTATTGGATACGAATACCGGAGCGACAAAACTCAGGAATACGAAGGAGGAATGGGACAGCCCGATATCGCTGCCGATCCTGTTGTTCAGTATATGAGTGTTGAAGGCTTGGAAAAAGCTGTTGAGAAAACGAAGAAACAAATGCAGGCATCAGCTAAAGATCTTGATTTTATTGAGGCAGCCCGTTTGCGTGACGAGATGTTTGCTCTGCAGGCGTTGATTCAGGAGCGTAAGCAGGGGAAGACGAAATAA
- the pth gene encoding aminoacyl-tRNA hydrolase has protein sequence MKYLIAGLGNIGPEYKNTRHNIGFQILDALAEASNISFSDKRYGFVAEYKFKGRTFILLKPTTYMNLSGRAVNYWLQKEKIDIKNMLVLVDDLALPFGTLRVRAKGGAGGHNGLENINQVLGRNDYARLRFGIGDDFHKGHQVNYVLGEWSKEEQKEMPFKIDDSIEIIKSFGTIGVDRTMNFHNKK, from the coding sequence ATGAAATACTTAATTGCCGGACTCGGTAATATAGGACCAGAATATAAAAATACTCGCCATAATATTGGCTTTCAAATATTGGACGCACTCGCTGAGGCGTCCAATATTAGTTTTAGCGATAAGCGTTACGGTTTTGTGGCTGAATATAAATTCAAAGGCCGAACGTTTATTTTGCTAAAGCCAACCACCTACATGAACCTGAGTGGGAGGGCAGTAAATTACTGGTTGCAAAAAGAAAAGATAGATATAAAAAATATGCTCGTGCTGGTTGACGATCTGGCATTGCCATTTGGTACGCTCAGAGTACGCGCAAAAGGTGGAGCCGGCGGACACAACGGGCTCGAAAACATTAACCAGGTGCTGGGACGAAACGATTATGCCCGTTTACGTTTTGGTATTGGCGACGATTTCCATAAGGGCCATCAGGTAAACTATGTGTTAGGCGAGTGGTCGAAAGAGGAGCAAAAGGAAATGCCATTTAAGATCGACGATTCCATTGAAATAATAAAAAGCTTTGGAACAATTGGTGTCGACCGCACAATGAATTTTCATAACAAGAAATAG
- a CDS encoding Dabb family protein produces the protein MINHVVLFKLKDYPAEEKKEIIAELKAMLLGLKYKIAELKHIEVGENYELDSKSYDMALLSHFESVEDLDVYRVHPEHLKVVKRIGETTEARAAVDFNF, from the coding sequence ATGATTAATCACGTCGTTCTTTTTAAATTGAAGGATTATCCGGCCGAAGAAAAAAAGGAAATAATTGCCGAACTAAAAGCAATGCTTTTGGGTTTGAAATATAAAATCGCCGAATTGAAACATATAGAAGTAGGCGAAAATTATGAGTTAGACTCGAAAAGTTACGATATGGCCTTACTTTCGCATTTCGAAAGTGTTGAAGATTTAGATGTATATCGTGTGCATCCCGAACATTTAAAAGTGGTAAAACGCATTGGCGAAACTACTGAGGCACGCGCTGCTGTAGATTTTAACTTTTAA
- a CDS encoding 3'-5' exonuclease, producing the protein MLKNLNIEEILFLDIETVPIAPEYTELNEKWQQLWERKMQFQINDGKLPHELYERAGIYAEFGKIACISAGYVVQKKGEPYFRVKSFYDDDEKTLILNFFNALDSFARAGKRRLCAHNGQEFDFPYISRRALVNNLTLPKVLDIAGAKPWEVKDILIDTLQLWKFGDYKHYTSLSLLCELFNIPTPKDDIDGSQVAKVYWEENDIDRIVKYCEKDTMAVANLLLKYKGDKIIPFENLESV; encoded by the coding sequence ATGCTTAAAAATTTAAACATCGAAGAGATTCTTTTTCTCGACATTGAAACCGTTCCGATTGCTCCGGAATATACCGAGTTAAACGAAAAATGGCAACAACTTTGGGAGCGCAAAATGCAATTCCAGATCAACGACGGCAAGTTACCGCACGAGCTATACGAGCGCGCCGGAATCTATGCCGAATTTGGAAAGATTGCCTGCATTTCGGCCGGTTACGTGGTTCAAAAAAAAGGAGAACCCTATTTCCGTGTGAAGTCGTTTTATGATGACGACGAGAAAACACTGATTCTGAATTTCTTTAATGCATTGGATAGCTTTGCACGCGCAGGTAAACGCAGGCTTTGTGCTCATAACGGTCAGGAATTCGATTTCCCATACATTTCAAGAAGAGCTTTAGTTAATAATTTAACGCTTCCTAAAGTACTGGACATTGCCGGAGCCAAACCCTGGGAGGTAAAAGACATTTTGATTGACACCCTGCAACTCTGGAAATTTGGTGATTACAAACATTACACCTCTTTATCGCTGTTGTGCGAGCTGTTTAATATTCCTACTCCAAAAGACGACATCGACGGCAGCCAGGTTGCCAAAGTTTACTGGGAAGAAAACGATATTGACCGCATTGTAAAATATTGCGAAAAGGACACCATGGCCGTTGCGAATCTGCTGCTAAAATATAAAGGCGATAAGATTATTCCTTTTGAAAATTTAGAGAGTGTTTAA
- the smpB gene encoding SsrA-binding protein SmpB — protein MSHKPQQNISIKNRKASFNYELVERFVAGIKLVGTEIKSIRNGKVNLTDSYCALIRGEMYVINLHIAEYELGTVNNHIAKRDRKLLLNKKEIEKLDKKLKESGLTIVPTKLFVNDRGLAKLEIALARGKKTYDKRETLKSKDAKRDMDRAMKF, from the coding sequence ATGTCACATAAGCCACAACAAAATATTAGTATTAAGAACCGTAAAGCCTCGTTTAATTATGAGCTTGTTGAGCGTTTTGTGGCCGGAATTAAATTGGTTGGAACCGAGATTAAATCTATTCGTAACGGGAAGGTGAATCTCACCGATTCGTACTGTGCGCTTATCAGAGGCGAAATGTATGTGATTAATTTGCACATTGCCGAGTACGAACTGGGCACAGTCAATAATCATATTGCCAAACGCGACCGGAAATTATTGCTCAACAAAAAGGAAATTGAAAAGCTCGATAAAAAGTTAAAAGAATCGGGACTTACCATTGTTCCTACAAAACTGTTTGTTAACGACCGCGGATTGGCAAAACTCGAGATTGCACTGGCACGAGGTAAAAAAACATACGATAAGCGCGAAACCTTGAAAAGTAAAGATGCTAAGCGCGATATGGATCGTGCAATGAAGTTTTAG
- the yihA gene encoding ribosome biogenesis GTP-binding protein YihA/YsxC, with translation MEIKEAQFVMSNTAVEKCPAPDRPEYAFIGRSNVGKSSLINMLTNKRSLAKISGKPGKTRLINHFLINKEWYLVDLPGYGYAQVPKAERLKWEKMLKNYILKRENLYCLFVLIDSRHEAQKVDLEFMEWLGISEIPFNIVFTKTDKLKPKELENNLKAYEEKMFEIWETMPGYFISSAEKGIGKDEILGMIDEVSKAH, from the coding sequence ATGGAGATAAAAGAAGCTCAGTTTGTGATGAGCAATACTGCAGTAGAAAAATGTCCGGCACCCGATCGGCCGGAGTATGCATTTATAGGCCGGTCGAATGTGGGCAAGTCATCGTTAATAAATATGCTCACCAACAAAAGATCGTTGGCAAAAATTTCCGGCAAACCCGGGAAAACACGTCTTATCAATCATTTCCTTATCAACAAAGAGTGGTATCTGGTTGATTTGCCTGGTTACGGTTACGCGCAAGTTCCGAAAGCCGAGCGGTTGAAATGGGAGAAAATGCTCAAAAATTATATCCTGAAACGAGAAAATCTTTATTGCCTGTTCGTATTGATCGATTCGCGTCATGAGGCACAAAAAGTTGATCTAGAATTTATGGAATGGCTGGGCATTAGCGAAATTCCTTTTAATATAGTTTTTACCAAAACCGATAAGCTGAAACCAAAGGAGCTGGAAAACAATTTGAAAGCTTACGAAGAAAAGATGTTTGAAATTTGGGAAACAATGCCTGGGTATTTTATATCTTCGGCTGAAAAGGGAATTGGAAAAGACGAAATTCTTGGAATGATAGATGAGGTAAGTAAAGCCCACTAG